One Sphingomonas sp. SUN039 genomic window carries:
- a CDS encoding MBL fold metallo-hydrolase, which translates to MRRAIVYVGRGLLWLAVALCLAIVIVPKFLDRIYYQGPVSAHYDGARFFNPDGDDTLAPPGGRSRGNFLIRYLFGTDERPPWPDKVDVTPAKPERRVEGERMVATWVGHATWLIQTNGLNILTDPIWGPTAGPFGFGPRRVAEPGIRFEDLPPIDLVVISHNHYDHMDLGTLKRLWDRDSPLIVTSLGNDALIRSIGAQAVALDWGERRGVVNRCFVPPGYPQVKCEPKLKAEVVVTRNHHWGSRWFADRNRALWSSFTVVLPKGGNLFFAGDTGMGDGQWPREAAKLGPVRLALIPIGAFRFVPGQMGIGSHIGPIDAAEVFDRLGAARGLGMHWGTFRLSYEAYDTPPKLLAEVMKCRGQTGFATSGIGVPVEVAPYAKPIPAKPQGDLASCLKSPAVTALR; encoded by the coding sequence ATGCGGCGCGCAATAGTATATGTGGGGCGCGGCCTGTTGTGGCTGGCGGTGGCGCTGTGCCTCGCGATCGTCATCGTCCCCAAATTCCTCGACCGCATCTATTATCAGGGGCCGGTCAGCGCGCACTACGACGGCGCGCGGTTCTTCAATCCCGATGGCGACGATACGCTGGCCCCGCCGGGCGGGCGCAGTCGCGGTAATTTCCTGATCCGCTATCTGTTCGGCACCGACGAACGCCCGCCGTGGCCCGACAAGGTCGATGTCACGCCTGCCAAGCCCGAGCGCCGCGTCGAGGGCGAACGGATGGTGGCGACCTGGGTCGGTCATGCAACCTGGCTGATCCAGACCAATGGGCTGAACATCCTGACCGATCCGATCTGGGGGCCGACTGCAGGCCCCTTCGGCTTCGGCCCGCGCCGGGTGGCGGAACCCGGCATCCGTTTCGAGGATTTGCCGCCTATCGACCTCGTCGTCATCAGCCATAATCATTACGACCACATGGATTTGGGAACACTCAAGCGGCTTTGGGACCGCGACAGCCCGCTCATCGTGACGAGCTTGGGGAATGATGCACTGATCCGCAGCATCGGCGCACAGGCGGTTGCGCTCGACTGGGGCGAACGCCGGGGCGTCGTGAATCGGTGCTTTGTGCCACCGGGTTACCCTCAGGTTAAATGTGAGCCGAAATTGAAAGCGGAAGTCGTCGTCACCCGCAACCATCATTGGGGCAGCCGCTGGTTCGCCGACCGCAACCGGGCGCTGTGGTCGAGTTTCACGGTCGTGCTGCCCAAGGGCGGCAACTTGTTCTTCGCGGGCGATACCGGCATGGGCGACGGGCAATGGCCGCGCGAGGCCGCAAAGCTCGGCCCCGTGCGCCTCGCGCTCATCCCCATCGGCGCGTTCCGCTTCGTGCCCGGGCAAATGGGCATCGGCAGCCATATCGGCCCCATCGACGCCGCCGAAGTGTTCGACCGGCTCGGCGCGGCGCGTGGCCTCGGCATGCACTGGGGCACGTTCCGGCTCAGCTACGAGGCGTACGACACGCCGCCGAAACTGCTCGCCGAAGTGATGAAGTGCCGGGGTCAGACCGGGTTTGCGACGTCGGGGATCGGGGTGCCGGTCGAGGTTGCGCCCTATGCGAAACCGATTCCGGCCAAGCCTCAGGGCGATCTGGCAAGCTGCCTGAAATCGCCTGCGGTTACAGCGCTGCGTTGA
- a CDS encoding serine hydrolase: MTAIAFLFATASVATAPVATARAEFNAQRITHATATGIADKTTSRAATVDDPVRVASVSKMVVALGVMRLVEAGKLDLDRDVSAYLGWTLRNPDFPEVPMTLRMLLSHTSGLRDDADYAIPLGDSVRARLGDRRAWDVEHHPGNWFRYSNLNFPVIASVMEAATGERFDRLMARLVFKPLKIDACYNWTMCSDAKLARKVVLYDAGGPVRTDGFATLRPDCPVRLLQATTPCDLNAYTPGSNGALFSPQGGMRISARDLARIGQLFVKRGAGFLKPASLAEMAKPHWTFDGGNGDTEGGFYCSYGLAVQILATPNMPDCHDDLFGDGVRRIGHAGEAYGLRSGLWIDRKRGKGVAFFATAVPDDATGKGAHSAFTPVEEQLAKGK; encoded by the coding sequence ATGACAGCGATAGCGTTTCTGTTTGCAACGGCAAGCGTCGCGACCGCGCCTGTCGCCACCGCGCGGGCCGAGTTCAATGCGCAGCGCATCACGCACGCAACTGCGACGGGGATCGCCGACAAGACAACATCGCGCGCCGCGACTGTCGACGATCCGGTGCGCGTCGCCAGCGTGTCGAAAATGGTCGTCGCGCTGGGGGTGATGCGGCTGGTCGAGGCAGGCAAGCTCGACCTCGACCGCGATGTGTCGGCCTATCTCGGCTGGACGCTGCGCAATCCCGACTTCCCCGAAGTGCCGATGACGCTGCGGATGCTGTTGTCGCACACCTCGGGCCTGCGCGACGATGCCGATTACGCGATCCCGCTCGGGGATAGCGTCCGCGCCCGGCTGGGCGACCGGCGGGCGTGGGACGTTGAGCACCATCCCGGCAACTGGTTCCGCTACAGCAATCTCAACTTCCCGGTGATTGCCAGCGTGATGGAGGCGGCGACCGGCGAGCGGTTCGACCGGTTGATGGCGCGGCTGGTGTTCAAGCCGCTGAAGATCGACGCGTGCTACAACTGGACAATGTGCAGCGACGCCAAGCTCGCACGCAAGGTCGTGCTTTACGACGCAGGCGGGCCGGTGCGGACCGATGGCTTTGCGACCTTGCGCCCCGACTGCCCGGTTCGGCTGTTGCAAGCGACGACGCCCTGCGACCTCAACGCCTACACCCCCGGCAGCAATGGTGCGCTGTTCAGCCCGCAGGGGGGCATGCGGATTTCGGCGCGCGATCTGGCACGGATCGGGCAGCTGTTTGTAAAGCGCGGGGCCGGCTTTCTCAAACCCGCCTCGCTCGCCGAAATGGCGAAGCCGCACTGGACGTTCGACGGCGGCAATGGCGATACCGAGGGCGGATTTTATTGCAGCTATGGCCTCGCCGTGCAGATCCTCGCCACGCCCAACATGCCCGATTGCCATGACGACCTGTTCGGCGACGGCGTGCGCCGCATCGGCCATGCGGGCGAGGCGTACGGGCTGCGCTCGGGGCTGTGGATCGACAGGAAGCGCGGCAAGGGCGTGGCGTTCTTTGCTACCGCCGTGCCCGACGACGCGACCGGCAAAGGCGCGCATTCGGCGTTTACGCCGGTCGAGGAGCAATTAGCCAAGGGGAAATGA
- a CDS encoding amidohydrolase family protein, protein MRRIPIVAALLLTGAAPPPAYDLIVRGGTIYDGTGGTPYKGDVAIKGDRIVAVGKVRGTAKRTVDAKGLAVAPGFINMLSWANESLIADGRGMSDTKQGVTLEVMGEGSSMGPLNPEMKANATRRQGDIKFPIGWTSLRQYQDWLTMRGITPNIASYVGATTVRINVLGENDVDPTPAQLRRMQALVRTAMNEGALGVGSSLIYAPASYAETPELIALMKAAGSCGGSYISHIRDEGPRLIEAIDELVEIAEKSGAPAEIYHFKQSGRANWGKIDAAIARVEAARARGLKITADMYTYPASSTGFDAAMPLWIQEGGIEAWVARLKQPELRARALTEMREGKVGENTSLVVNEPDKVTLLAFKTAALRPLVGKTLGDVARERGQRPEEVMADLIVADGTRIQVAYVSMRPENVARETALPWMSFGSDASSQANEGVFMLSSTHPRAYGNFARVLGKYARDEKTLTLADAVRRLSGLPAENLRIARRGTLKVGNYADMAIFDPKTVGDTATFAKPQQYAVGMRHVFVNGVQVLKDGEHTGAKPGRVVAGPGTGKCVPVG, encoded by the coding sequence ATGCGCCGGATACCGATCGTCGCCGCATTGCTGCTCACGGGCGCCGCGCCCCCGCCCGCCTATGACCTTATCGTCCGGGGCGGGACGATCTATGACGGCACCGGCGGCACGCCATACAAGGGCGATGTTGCGATCAAGGGCGACCGGATCGTCGCGGTCGGCAAAGTACGCGGCACGGCCAAACGCACAGTCGATGCAAAGGGCCTCGCCGTCGCACCCGGCTTCATCAACATGCTCAGCTGGGCCAATGAATCGCTGATCGCCGACGGGCGCGGGATGAGCGACACCAAACAAGGCGTCACTCTCGAAGTGATGGGCGAAGGCTCGTCGATGGGACCGCTCAACCCCGAGATGAAAGCCAACGCCACCCGGCGGCAGGGGGACATCAAATTCCCCATCGGCTGGACCAGCCTGCGCCAGTATCAGGACTGGCTGACGATGCGCGGCATCACCCCCAATATCGCCAGCTACGTCGGTGCGACGACGGTGCGGATCAACGTGCTCGGCGAAAACGATGTCGATCCCACCCCCGCGCAGCTCAGGCGGATGCAGGCGCTTGTCCGCACCGCGATGAACGAGGGCGCGCTGGGCGTCGGCTCCAGCCTGATCTACGCCCCCGCCAGCTATGCCGAGACGCCCGAGCTGATCGCGCTGATGAAGGCGGCGGGATCGTGCGGCGGCAGCTATATCAGCCATATCCGCGACGAGGGGCCGCGCCTGATCGAAGCGATCGACGAGCTGGTCGAGATCGCCGAAAAATCGGGCGCACCCGCCGAAATCTATCACTTCAAACAATCGGGCCGCGCCAATTGGGGCAAGATCGACGCCGCCATCGCGCGGGTCGAGGCGGCGCGGGCGCGCGGCCTGAAAATCACCGCCGACATGTACACCTATCCGGCCAGCTCGACCGGCTTCGACGCGGCGATGCCGCTGTGGATTCAGGAAGGCGGGATCGAGGCGTGGGTCGCGCGGTTGAAGCAGCCCGAATTGCGCGCCCGGGCGCTGACCGAAATGCGCGAGGGCAAGGTCGGCGAGAACACCAGCCTCGTCGTCAACGAACCCGACAAGGTCACGCTGCTCGCCTTCAAGACCGCCGCCCTGCGCCCGCTGGTCGGCAAGACACTGGGCGACGTCGCGCGCGAACGCGGCCAGCGGCCGGAAGAGGTGATGGCCGACCTGATCGTCGCCGACGGCACGCGCATCCAGGTCGCCTATGTCTCGATGCGCCCGGAAAACGTCGCGCGCGAAACCGCGCTGCCGTGGATGAGCTTCGGCTCGGACGCATCTAGCCAGGCCAATGAGGGCGTGTTCATGCTGTCGAGCACGCACCCGCGCGCTTACGGCAATTTCGCGCGGGTGCTGGGCAAATACGCCCGCGACGAAAAGACGCTGACCTTGGCGGATGCGGTGCGGCGGCTGTCGGGGCTTCCGGCAGAGAATCTGCGGATTGCACGGCGCGGGACACTGAAAGTCGGCAATTACGCCGATATGGCGATCTTCGATCCCAAGACGGTCGGCGATACCGCGACCTTTGCCAAACCCCAGCAATATGCCGTCGGTATGCGCCACGTCTTCGTCAACGGGGTGCAGGTGCTGAAGGATGGCGAGCACACCGGTGCCAAGCCCGGCCGTGTCGTTGCCGGACCGGGCACGGGCAAATGCGTGCCAGTCGGTTAG
- a CDS encoding YdeI/OmpD-associated family protein, with the protein MDPQCLPAIDAYIASRAAFAQPILNHARDIVHAAQPGIKEAVKWSHPAFLWKGKLVAGMAAFKGHATFGFWHGAAVTGLSEVEDSAMESFGRLTSLADLPPDAELADMVRKACALIDAGIAPKHMTERKPRAELPVPPALQAALAANPTAQAAWDAFAPSHRREYCEWVGEAKREATVAARVAQTVEWLVEGKKRNWKYENC; encoded by the coding sequence ATGGACCCGCAATGTTTACCCGCCATCGACGCCTATATCGCGTCGCGCGCCGCCTTCGCGCAGCCGATCCTGAACCACGCCCGCGACATCGTCCACGCTGCGCAGCCGGGCATCAAAGAAGCGGTCAAATGGTCGCACCCGGCGTTCCTGTGGAAGGGGAAGCTCGTCGCCGGGATGGCGGCGTTCAAGGGGCATGCGACCTTCGGCTTCTGGCATGGCGCGGCCGTCACCGGGCTGTCCGAGGTCGAGGACAGCGCCATGGAGTCGTTCGGGCGGCTGACGTCGCTGGCCGACCTGCCGCCCGATGCTGAGCTGGCTGACATGGTCCGCAAGGCCTGCGCGCTGATCGACGCGGGCATCGCGCCCAAACACATGACCGAGAGAAAGCCGCGCGCCGAGCTCCCCGTGCCGCCGGCGCTTCAAGCCGCCCTTGCCGCGAACCCGACAGCGCAGGCAGCGTGGGACGCCTTCGCCCCCTCGCACCGCCGCGAATATTGCGAATGGGTCGGCGAGGCGAAACGCGAGGCAACGGTCGCGGCGCGGGTCGCCCAAACGGTCGAATGGCTGGTCGAAGGCAAGAAGCGGAACTGGAAATACGAGAACTGCTGA
- a CDS encoding YdeI/OmpD-associated family protein, protein MPDTLHDGTAHPLPDDLRAALTADVAAVARWQSLTLLGRNEFITEPLTPNNPSPARGTSCGRRRNCTKANAGLAAGQERAPGGQSVERVAAGEGG, encoded by the coding sequence ATGCCCGACACGCTCCACGACGGCACCGCCCACCCGCTCCCCGACGACCTGCGCGCGGCGCTGACCGCCGATGTAGCGGCGGTGGCGCGGTGGCAAAGCTTGACTCTGCTCGGTCGCAACGAGTTCATTACCGAACCCTTGACGCCAAACAACCCGTCACCTGCGCGCGGCACATCGTGCGGACGGCGGAGGAACTGCACCAAGGCAAACGCCGGCCTTGCTGCTGGGCAGGAGCGCGCACCGGGCGGACAAAGCGTCGAGCGCGTGGCAGCAGGCGAAGGAGGCTAG
- a CDS encoding helix-turn-helix transcriptional regulator: MPYIHNRITLFRAECGISRKELAEAVGVNPQTIGYLERGDYNPSLELGMRIAAYFDVRVELMFSFEPFESVAAVLRRTGE, encoded by the coding sequence GTGCCCTATATCCATAATCGCATTACCCTGTTTCGCGCCGAGTGCGGTATTTCACGTAAGGAGCTGGCCGAGGCGGTTGGGGTCAACCCACAGACTATCGGCTACCTCGAACGGGGCGATTACAACCCGAGTCTCGAGCTCGGTATGAGGATTGCCGCTTACTTTGATGTCCGGGTCGAGCTGATGTTTTCCTTCGAGCCTTTTGAAAGCGTCGCGGCGGTGCTGCGACGGACTGGAGAATAA
- a CDS encoding fumarate hydratase: MTVTISESDLIESVADALQYISYFHPMDYIRALGAAYEVEQGPAAKDAIAQILTNSRMCAEGHRPICQDTGIVTVFVKWGQQCVLDSTRSLQGVIDEGVRRAYLHPENKLRASILADPAFTRVNTKDNTPCVMSVEMVPGATVSIDVAAKGGGSENKSKFKMLNPSDSIVDWVLEMVPQMGAGWCPPGMLGIGIGGTAEKAMSLAKESLMGHIDMAELKARGPRTDVEKLRVEIFDKVNALGIGAQGLGGLATILDVKILDYPTHAASKPVAMIPNCAATRHAHFTLDGSGPVFLETPNLDDWPKVDWQPDAASIRVDLDTLTAADVQGWQQGDRLLLNGKMLTGRDAAHKRIADMLAKGEPLPVEFAGRVIYYVGPVDPVGEEIVGPAGPTTATRMDKFMDIMLEQGLLACVGKAERGPAATAAIAKHKSAYLMAVGGAAYLVARAIKGSKVVGFADLGMEAIYEFEVKDFPVTVAVDSAGANVHTLAPQMWSAKIREERLLEGV, from the coding sequence ATGACCGTCACCATATCCGAATCCGATCTCATCGAAAGCGTCGCCGACGCACTGCAATACATCAGCTATTTCCACCCGATGGATTACATCCGCGCGCTGGGTGCCGCGTACGAGGTTGAACAGGGCCCCGCCGCGAAGGACGCCATCGCGCAAATCCTGACCAACAGCCGCATGTGCGCCGAGGGGCACCGGCCGATCTGCCAGGACACCGGCATCGTCACCGTGTTCGTCAAATGGGGCCAGCAGTGCGTGCTCGACAGCACGCGGTCGCTGCAGGGCGTAATCGACGAGGGTGTCCGCCGCGCCTATCTCCACCCCGAAAACAAGCTGCGCGCCTCGATCCTCGCCGATCCCGCCTTCACGCGGGTGAATACCAAGGACAACACGCCTTGCGTGATGTCGGTCGAAATGGTCCCGGGCGCGACCGTGAGCATCGACGTCGCGGCCAAGGGCGGCGGCAGCGAGAACAAGTCGAAGTTCAAGATGCTCAACCCCAGCGACAGCATCGTCGACTGGGTGCTCGAAATGGTCCCACAAATGGGCGCGGGCTGGTGCCCGCCGGGGATGCTCGGCATCGGCATCGGCGGCACGGCGGAAAAGGCGATGTCTCTCGCCAAGGAATCGCTGATGGGCCATATCGACATGGCCGAGTTGAAGGCGCGCGGCCCCCGCACCGACGTCGAGAAGCTGCGCGTCGAGATTTTCGACAAGGTCAACGCGCTCGGCATCGGCGCGCAGGGCTTGGGCGGGCTCGCGACGATCCTCGACGTCAAAATCCTGGATTACCCGACGCATGCCGCGTCGAAGCCGGTCGCGATGATCCCCAATTGCGCCGCGACCCGCCACGCGCATTTCACTTTGGACGGCAGCGGGCCGGTCTTCCTAGAAACCCCGAACCTCGACGACTGGCCCAAGGTCGACTGGCAGCCCGATGCGGCGTCGATCCGCGTCGATCTCGACACGCTGACCGCCGCCGACGTGCAGGGCTGGCAACAGGGCGACCGGCTGCTCCTCAACGGCAAGATGCTCACCGGCCGCGACGCCGCGCACAAGCGCATCGCGGATATGCTGGCGAAAGGCGAGCCGCTCCCCGTCGAATTCGCGGGCCGCGTCATCTACTACGTCGGCCCGGTCGACCCGGTCGGCGAGGAAATCGTCGGCCCCGCCGGCCCGACGACGGCGACGCGCATGGACAAGTTCATGGACATAATGCTCGAGCAAGGCCTGCTCGCCTGCGTCGGCAAGGCCGAACGCGGCCCCGCCGCAACCGCCGCGATCGCCAAGCACAAGAGCGCGTACCTGATGGCCGTCGGCGGCGCGGCCTACCTCGTGGCACGCGCGATCAAGGGCTCGAAAGTCGTGGGCTTCGCCGATCTCGGCATGGAGGCGATCTATGAGTTCGAGGTGAAGGATTTCCCGGTGACAGTCGCGGTGGATAGCGCGGGGGCGAATGTCCACACGCTCGCGCCGCAAATGTGGAGCGCGAAGATCAGGGAGGAGCGGTTGCTGGAGGGGGTGTGA
- a CDS encoding DUF1905 domain-containing protein — MKSQLPTDPELIRFLREELGEGVPAGGSWTFTGPLWLWRGKTKDGTASTMAWHFVTIDGDIADAIRAAAPGRMAAWGSVYVTARIGGTEWRTSLFPSKEVKGYLLPVKAAVRKSEKLVEGDRITVSLAL; from the coding sequence GTGAAAAGCCAGTTGCCCACCGATCCCGAACTGATCCGTTTCCTGCGCGAGGAACTGGGCGAGGGCGTGCCCGCCGGGGGCAGCTGGACCTTCACCGGGCCGCTCTGGCTGTGGCGCGGGAAAACCAAGGACGGAACCGCGAGCACGATGGCGTGGCATTTCGTCACCATCGACGGGGATATCGCCGACGCGATTCGTGCCGCCGCGCCGGGGCGAATGGCGGCCTGGGGATCGGTCTATGTGACGGCCCGCATCGGCGGCACCGAGTGGCGCACCTCGCTGTTCCCGAGCAAGGAGGTCAAAGGCTATTTGCTGCCGGTGAAGGCCGCTGTGCGTAAGTCCGAGAAACTGGTCGAGGGCGACCGGATAACCGTATCGCTGGCGTTGTGA
- a CDS encoding ribonucleoside-diphosphate reductase subunit alpha has product MDFRDNDGRADMSADTAELIAEAMAGAATATAKADAAPIEGVHPRLFAVEVDHSRDALLTDFGKETLKDRYLLPGESYQDLFVRVASAYADDQPHAQRLYDYISRLWFMPSTPVLSNGGTGRGLPISCYLNSVPDSLEGIVDTWNENVWLAARGGGIGTYWGAVRGIGEPVGLNGKTSGIIPFVRVMDSLTLAISQGSLRRGSAACYLDVSHPEIEEFLEIRKPSGDFNRKALNLHHGVLLTDAFMEAVRDGTEWQLRSPKDNSVRQTVDARSLFQKLVETRLATGEPYIVFGDTVNRAMPRHHRELGLKVSTSNLCSEITLPTGKDHLGNDRTAVCCLSSVNLETWDEWNGDKMFVEDIMRFLDNVLTDYIDRAEPEMARAKYSASRERSVGLGVMGFHSFLQARNLPFEGAMAKSWNLKIFKHISAKAEEASMLLAAERGPCPDAEERGVMERFSCKMAIAPTASISIICGGTSACIEPIPANIYTHKTLSGSFSIRNPYLEKLLSTKSKNSDAVWNSILEQGGSVQHLDFLDTDEKATYKTSFEIDQRWLLELAADRTPFIDQAQSLNLFIPADVEKWDLLMLHFRAWELGIKSLYYLRSKSVQRAGFAGGVEADNTALPPVIELETKDYDECLACQ; this is encoded by the coding sequence ATGGATTTCAGGGATAACGATGGCAGAGCGGACATGAGTGCGGACACGGCGGAGTTGATCGCAGAGGCGATGGCAGGCGCCGCAACGGCGACGGCCAAGGCCGATGCCGCGCCGATCGAGGGCGTGCATCCGCGCCTGTTCGCGGTCGAGGTCGATCATTCGCGCGATGCGCTCCTCACCGATTTCGGCAAGGAGACGCTGAAGGACCGCTATCTGTTGCCTGGTGAATCCTATCAGGATTTGTTTGTGCGCGTGGCGTCGGCCTATGCCGACGACCAGCCACATGCCCAACGGCTCTATGATTACATCTCGCGGCTGTGGTTCATGCCGTCGACGCCGGTGCTGTCGAACGGCGGCACGGGGCGCGGGCTGCCGATCAGCTGCTATCTCAATTCGGTGCCCGACAGCCTGGAAGGGATCGTCGACACCTGGAACGAGAATGTCTGGCTGGCGGCGCGCGGCGGCGGGATCGGCACCTATTGGGGCGCGGTGCGCGGTATCGGCGAACCGGTCGGCCTGAACGGGAAGACCAGCGGCATTATTCCGTTCGTGCGCGTGATGGACTCGCTGACCTTGGCGATTTCGCAAGGGTCGCTGCGCCGCGGGTCGGCCGCGTGCTACCTCGACGTGTCGCACCCCGAGATCGAGGAGTTCCTCGAAATCCGCAAGCCCAGCGGCGATTTCAACCGCAAGGCATTGAACCTGCATCACGGCGTGCTGCTGACCGATGCATTCATGGAAGCGGTACGCGACGGGACCGAATGGCAGCTGCGCAGTCCCAAGGACAACAGCGTCCGCCAGACGGTCGATGCGCGCAGCCTGTTCCAGAAGCTGGTCGAAACGCGGCTCGCGACCGGCGAGCCCTATATCGTCTTCGGCGACACGGTGAACCGCGCGATGCCGCGCCATCACCGCGAACTGGGGTTGAAGGTTTCCACTTCGAACCTGTGCAGCGAAATCACCCTGCCGACCGGCAAGGATCACCTCGGCAACGATCGCACGGCGGTGTGCTGCCTGTCGTCGGTCAACCTCGAAACCTGGGACGAATGGAACGGCGACAAGATGTTCGTCGAGGACATCATGCGCTTCCTCGACAATGTCCTGACCGACTATATCGACCGCGCCGAGCCCGAAATGGCGCGCGCCAAGTACAGCGCGTCGCGCGAACGCTCGGTGGGTCTGGGCGTCATGGGCTTCCACAGCTTCCTGCAGGCGCGCAATCTGCCCTTCGAGGGCGCGATGGCGAAGTCGTGGAACCTGAAAATCTTCAAGCACATCAGCGCCAAGGCCGAGGAAGCCTCGATGCTGCTGGCGGCGGAGCGCGGCCCCTGCCCCGATGCCGAGGAACGCGGCGTGATGGAGCGGTTCAGCTGCAAGATGGCGATCGCGCCCACCGCGTCGATCAGCATCATCTGCGGCGGGACGAGTGCGTGCATCGAGCCGATCCCGGCGAACATCTACACCCACAAGACGCTGTCGGGGTCGTTCTCGATCCGCAATCCGTATCTCGAAAAGCTGCTGTCGACCAAGTCGAAGAACAGCGACGCGGTGTGGAATTCGATCCTCGAACAGGGCGGATCGGTCCAGCACCTCGACTTCCTCGATACGGACGAAAAAGCGACCTACAAAACCAGCTTCGAGATCGACCAGCGCTGGCTGCTCGAACTCGCCGCCGACCGCACGCCGTTCATCGATCAGGCGCAGTCGCTGAACCTGTTCATCCCGGCCGATGTCGAGAAATGGGATTTGCTGATGCTCCACTTCCGCGCGTGGGAGCTGGGCATCAAGTCGCTCTATTATCTGCGCTCGAAAAGCGTCCAGCGCGCAGGCTTTGCGGGCGGAGTCGAAGCCGACAACACCGCCTTGCCGCCGGTGATCGAGCTGGAGACCAAGGATTACGACGAATGCCTCGCGTGCCAGTGA
- a CDS encoding DUF2171 domain-containing protein, producing MVDLSRIKEHDEVIGADGVHVGTVDHVDGHRIKLTKADSGAEVVEGSGGHSGHHHYISTGLIAGVEDGKVRLSANADVAITFEEEEQDG from the coding sequence ATGGTCGATCTTTCCCGGATCAAGGAACATGACGAAGTCATCGGCGCCGATGGCGTCCATGTCGGCACCGTCGACCACGTTGACGGCCACCGCATCAAGCTGACCAAGGCCGACAGCGGTGCCGAGGTTGTCGAAGGCAGCGGAGGCCATTCCGGACATCACCATTATATCTCGACCGGGCTGATTGCTGGCGTCGAGGACGGCAAGGTCCGCTTGTCCGCCAACGCCGATGTGGCGATTACGTTCGAGGAAGAAGAACAGGACGGCTGA
- a CDS encoding ribonucleotide-diphosphate reductase subunit beta, giving the protein MSLTVARNQYKPFEYPWAYDFWKRQQQIHWMPEEVPLGEDCRDWAQKLTDHERNLLTQIFRFFTQADVEVQNCYHEHYGRVFKPTEIKMMLAAFSNMETVHIAAYSHLLDTIGMPESEYGMFLQYEEMKAKHDYLGTFGVDSDEDIARTLAMFGGFTEGLQLFASFAMLMNFPRFNKMKGMGQIVSWSVRDESLHCEGIIKLFHAFCAERQCLTKAVKDDILDCCQTTVRLEDAFIDLAFADGPVSGMTAKDIKKYVRFIADWRLDQMGFKPMFMIDEHPLPWLAPLLNGVEHANFFETRATEYSKAATRGNWGDVWGSFDARKGAKAANAAANEDVGVSEVDMFGVTSVAAE; this is encoded by the coding sequence ATGTCCCTCACCGTCGCGCGCAACCAGTACAAGCCCTTCGAATATCCGTGGGCCTATGACTTCTGGAAACGCCAGCAGCAGATTCACTGGATGCCCGAGGAAGTGCCTTTGGGCGAGGATTGCCGCGACTGGGCGCAGAAGCTGACCGATCACGAGCGCAACCTGCTGACGCAGATCTTCCGCTTCTTCACCCAGGCCGATGTCGAGGTGCAGAATTGCTATCACGAACATTACGGCCGCGTGTTCAAGCCGACCGAGATCAAGATGATGCTGGCCGCGTTCAGCAATATGGAAACGGTGCATATCGCGGCGTATTCGCACCTGCTCGACACCATCGGCATGCCCGAAAGCGAATACGGCATGTTCCTCCAATATGAGGAAATGAAGGCCAAGCACGATTATCTCGGCACCTTCGGCGTCGACAGCGATGAGGATATCGCGCGAACGCTCGCGATGTTCGGCGGCTTCACCGAGGGGCTTCAGCTGTTCGCGTCGTTTGCGATGCTGATGAACTTCCCGCGCTTCAACAAGATGAAGGGCATGGGGCAGATCGTCAGCTGGTCGGTGCGCGACGAAAGCCTGCATTGCGAGGGGATCATCAAGCTGTTCCACGCCTTTTGCGCCGAACGCCAGTGCCTGACCAAGGCCGTGAAGGACGACATTCTCGACTGCTGCCAGACGACGGTGCGGCTGGAGGATGCGTTCATCGACCTCGCCTTCGCCGATGGTCCTGTCTCCGGCATGACCGCCAAGGACATCAAGAAATACGTCCGCTTCATCGCCGACTGGCGGCTCGACCAGATGGGCTTCAAGCCGATGTTCATGATCGACGAACACCCCCTGCCGTGGCTCGCGCCGCTGCTCAACGGGGTCGAGCACGCCAACTTCTTCGAAACCCGCGCGACCGAATATTCGAAGGCAGCAACGCGTGGCAATTGGGGCGACGTCTGGGGCAGCTTCGACGCCCGTAAGGGGGCGAAAGCGGCGAACGCGGCGGCAAACGAGGATGTCGGGGTGAGCGAGGTCGACATGTTCGGGGTGACGAGCGTGGCGGCGGAATAG